A stretch of the Hippocampus zosterae strain Florida chromosome 16, ASM2543408v3, whole genome shotgun sequence genome encodes the following:
- the LOC127587983 gene encoding BRCA2-interacting transcriptional repressor EMSY-like produces the protein MIQLEKPLLTGTMPVVWPTILDLGRDECKRILRKLELEAYAGVISALRAQGDLTKDKKDLLGELTKILGISTERHRAEVRRAVNDERLCTVAYHMAGQNSSSEWSIEGRRLVPLMPRLVPQTAFTATANAVASAAATHNASMLLPAETGNKEVVVCYSYTSTTGTSSSSTATSGAAATATKSPRPPSPSSSVVVLPSGSTVYVKSVSCSDEDEKPRKRRRTNSSGSSPVLLKEAAKVSSPAAKHVAAAPVVSGSPKMSNLMQSIANSLPPHLSPVKITFTKPTIQTTSSSTQKVIIVTTSPSSNFVPNILSKSHNNAGVSKLASSSILTTPTHKQTVVFPAATCGPSAAPAVTAVVSSSPSAVMSAVSSCAASAGVKVASARLPSPKTLAGSPAQILGQFPKQQSSMGASGVGQAAAASPGPKPTIQIKQESGVKIITQQVQPSKILPKPSAAAALSSGGGAGSSSSPIMVVSSNGAIMTTKLVTQPTATQATYTRPAVAPNLGARISASAGAATYVKTTSGSIITVVPKSLATLGGKIISSNMVSGTTTKITTIPMSSKPNVIVVQKTSGKGSTIQGLPGKNVVTTLLNAGGEKSLQAVPGTKPAIITAGRPITKMIVTQPKGLSAGAASAAATKIIPTKIVYGQQGKTQVLIKPKPVYQTAVVSEQTRQLVSETLQQVTRSVDAAHVSAQDGGTKDECGALAESSTGEASHGRRDAAALAWRRALEAAKCLNALSGARPSGRDAGGAARAVLPRAGVDGAGGVGGVGPDHHLPGVKEKGESKARQHAHIDLSQMAVPIQLAQEKRSSPESSRPPGGEPQAGAAAATAPPPAKVSRTTTMEERAASTPAAPYKSVGQVPVANKPVDATPVTAVTHVSLRPSDGKSESALEASELEGDTLDPQTGLFYRSSNQTDAPKQAPHAAPQLTAASHPEGTTPPLPPPPHPPQLQSKPQLNQAPPPSSPSPSSSSSPAKKLPKLREQSPAKPQGAAPSLVTPQLPKLQQAPTSHHRPLHAPMSHPPPLQAHHPIGADKAAPVQQPIITQSATVTKITFGGIHQQQAGHAPPVPSDDAELAGQPGSGPALDEEASVSDILKISMMEAQIDPGTEPVLVDSSGERPSQAQALEAKRAAAQHFAKERLEVIQVIPQYSIVPDSSQSNVVVEPSGFLEITNYTSQQLDDDDGPAEHDVDSGNDAGPPTP, from the exons ATGATTCAGCTGGAGAAACCGCTGCTGACTGGGACCATGCCGGTGGTCTGGCCCACCATCCTTGACCTGGGCAGGGATGAGTGCAAAAGGATACTGCGCAAACTGG AGCTGGAGGCGTACGCCGGCGTCATCAGCGCCCTGCGAGCCCAGGGAGACCTCACTAAGGACAAGAAGGATCTGCTGGGAGAGCTCACCAAAATCCTTGG CATCTCAACCGAGCGCCACCGCGCCGAAGTGCGCCGCGCCGTCAACGACGAGCGCCTTTGCACCGTCGCGTACCA CATGGCGGGTCAGAACAGCTCGTCCGAATGGTCCATCGAGGGCCGGCGGCTGGTGCCGCTGATGCCCCGGCTGGTCCCGCAGACGGCCTTCACCGCCACTGCCAACGCGGTGGCCAGCGCCGCCGCCACTCACAACGCCTCCATGCTGTTGCCGGCTGAGACGGGGAACAAGGAAG TGGTCGTGTGTTACTCCTACACGAGCACGACAGGCACCTCCAGCAGCTCCACGGCAACGAGCGGCGCTGCGGCAACGGCCACCAAGTCCCCGCGGCCACCCAGCCCCTCGTCCAGCGTGGTGGTGCTGCCCAGCGGAAGCACCGTCTACGTCAAAA GCGTGAGCTGCTCCGATGAGGACGAGAAGCCGCGCAAGCGCCGGCGCACCAACTCGTCCGGCTCGTCGCCGGTGCTGCTGAAGGAGGCGGCCAAGGTGTCGTCGCCCGCCGCCAAGCACGTGGCGGCGGCGCCGGTGGTGAGCGGCAGCCCCAAGATGAGCAACCTCATGCAGAGCATCGCCAACTCGCTGCCGCCGCACCTGTCGCCCGTCAAGATCACCTTCACCAAGCCCACCATTCagaccaccagcagcagcacgcaAAAG GTGATCATCGTGACCACGTCGCCCAGCTCCAACTTTGTGCCCAACATCCTGTCCAAGTCGCACAACAACGCCGGCGTGTCCAAGTTGGCCTCCAGCTCCATCCTGACCACGCCCACCCACAAGCAGACGGTGGTCTTCCCGGCGGCCACTTGCGGCCCCTCGGCCGCGCCGGCCGTCACCGCCGTGGTCTCCTCCTCGCCCTCGGCCGTCATGTCCGCCGTGTCCTCGT GCGCCGCCTCGGCGGGCGTGAAAGTGGCCTCGGCCAGGCTGCCCTCCCCGAAGACCCTGGCGGGCTCCCCGGCGCAGATCCTGGGCCAGTTCCCCAAGCAACAGTCGTCCATGGGGGCTTCCGGCGTGGGccaggccgccgccgcctcgccgGGCCCCAAGCCCACGATTCAGATCAAGCAAGAGTCTG GGGTGAAGATCATCACTCAGCAGGTGCAGCCCAGCAAAATCCTGCCCaagccgtcggcggcggcggctctgtccagcggcggcggcgccggcagcAGCTCCTCGCCCATCATGGTGGTCAGCAGCAACGGAGCCATCATGACCACCAAGCTGGTCACTCAGCCCACAG CCACCCAGGCCACCTACACGCGGCCCGCCGTGGCCCCCAACCTGGGCGCCCGCATCtcggcctcggccggcgccgccACCTACGTCAAGACCACGAGCGGCAGCATCATCACGGTGGTGCCCAAGTCCTTGGCCACGCTGGGCGGGAAGATCATCAGCAGCAACATGGTGTCGG GCACCACCACAAAGATCACCACCATCCCCATGTCGTCCAAACCCAACGTGATCGTGGTCCAGAAGACCAGCGGCAAAGGGTCCACCATCCAAGGGCTGCCCGGCAAGAACGTGGTCACCACCTTGTTGAACGCGGGG GGAGAGAAGAGCCTGCAGGCCGTCCCGGGGACCAAACCGGCCATCATCACCGCCGGCAGGCCCATCACCAAGATGATCGTCACGCAGCCCAAAGGCCTGAGCGCcggcgccgcctccgccgccgccaccaagATCATCCCCACCAAGATCGTCTACGGCCAGCAGGGCAAGACGCAG GTGCTCATCAAGCCCAAGCCGGTGTACCAGACGGCCGTGGTGAGCGAACAGACCCGGCAGCTGGTCAGCGAGACCCTGCAGCAGGTCACCCGCTCGGTCGACGCGGCCCACGTTAGCGCTCAAGACGGCGGCACGAAGGACGAGTGCGGCGCCCTGGCGGAAAGCTCGACCGGGGAAGCGTCGCACGGTAGGCGGGACGCCGCGGCGTTGGCGTGGCGCCGGGCTCTCGAAGCCGCCAAATGCTTGAATGCGCTCTCGGGGGCTCGTCCCTCTGGCAGAGACGCAGGCGGTGCTGCACGTGCTGTCCTCCCGCGAGCAGGAGTGGACGGAGCAGGAGGTGTCGGTGGAGTCGGCCCCGACCATCATCTACCAGGAG TGAAGGAGAAGGGCGAGTCCAAAGCCAGGCAGCACGCGCACATCGACCTGAGCCAGATGGCCGTGCCCATCCAGCTGGCGCAGGAGAAGAGGAGCAGCCCGGAGTCGTCacggccgcccggcggcgagccCCAAgcgggcgccgccgccgccaccgctccGCCGCCTG CTAAAGTGAGCCGGACGACGACGATGGAGGAGCGTGCGGCCTCGACCCCCGCCGCCCCCTACAAAAGCGTCGGCCAGGTTCCCGTGGCTAACAAGCCGGTCGACGCCACGCCCGTAACCGCGGTGACGCACGTCAGCCTCAGG CCTTCCGATGGTAAAAGCGAGTCCGCGTTGGAGGCGAGCGAGCTGGAAGGCGACACGCTGGACCCTCAGACCGGCTTGTTTTACCGCTCCAGCAACCAGACGGACGCCCCCAAGCAAGCCCCCCACGCCGCTCCTCAGCTCACGGCTGCCAGCCACCCAGAAGGCACCActccacctcttcctcctcctcctcatcctccccaGCTGCAGAGTAAACCTCAGCTCAACCAGGCTccgcccccctcctctccctcgccctcctcttcgtcctcaCCGGCCAAGAAGCTCCCCAAACTGAGAGAGCAGAGTCCGGCCAAGCCTCAGGGTGCCGCCCCCTCGCTCGTCACGCCGCAGCTGCCCAAACTACAGCAGGCGCCCACGTCGCACCACAGGCCGCTGCACGCGCCCATGTCGCACCCGCCGCCGCTGCAGGCGCACCACCCCATTGGCGCCGACAAGGCCGCGCCGGTACAG CAGCCAATCATCACGCAGAGCGCCACCGTCACCAAAATCACCTTCGGCGGCATCCACCAGCAGCAGGCCGGCCACGCGCCGCCCGTCCCGAGCGACGATGCCGAGCTGGCGGGCCAGCCGGGCTCGGGGCCGGCGCTGGACGAGGAGGCGTCCGTGTCCGACATCCTGAAGATCTCCATGATGGAGGCCCAGATCGACCCCGGCACCGAGCCCGTGCTGGTGGACTCGTCTGGCGAGCGGCCCTCCCAGGCGCAGGCCCTGGAGGCCAAGCGAGCGGCGGCCCAACACTTTGCCAAAGAGCGCCTGGAGGTGATCCAG GTGATCCCTCAGTACTCGATCGTGCCGGACTCGAGCCAGTCCAACGTGGTGGTGGAGCCCAGCGGCTTCCTGGAgatcaccaactacaccagccaACAGCTGGATGACGACGACGGCCCCGCCGAGCACGACGTGGACAGTGGTAACGACGCCGGCCCCCCCACGCCCTAG